A genomic window from Pirellulales bacterium includes:
- a CDS encoding HEPN domain-containing protein, translated as MPSSSRDFQRAAAQRLATAQFLVENGSRYNLDATYLAGYAIECTLKALIIEYSSEAERTEKLKLITSGKKNHNPEILAGYLTDIGHPIPPDLKKRILRLGWSVDLRYEFGKKDTGETRAFLKSATAIYDWVEGQLP; from the coding sequence ATGCCTTCTTCAAGTCGCGATTTCCAGCGAGCCGCCGCCCAAAGACTTGCAACCGCTCAGTTTCTCGTAGAAAACGGAAGTCGGTATAATTTGGATGCTACATATTTAGCAGGGTATGCCATCGAGTGCACCTTGAAGGCATTGATTATAGAGTACTCCTCTGAGGCAGAACGAACGGAAAAACTTAAGCTTATTACTTCGGGAAAAAAGAACCACAATCCAGAAATCCTGGCTGGCTACCTTACAGACATTGGACATCCTATCCCGCCAGATTTAAAGAAACGAATCCTTCGACTTGGATGGTCGGTGGATTTAAGATATGAATTCGGCAAGAAAGATACCGGCGAGACAAGAGCGTTCTTAAAATCCGCAACAGCGATTTATGATTGGGTTGAGGGCCAATTACCATGA
- the purB gene encoding adenylosuccinate lyase, translated as MSHEFYENPLIRRYASPEMSRLWGDQKKFRTWRQLWVWLAEAEAELGLPITKVQIDELYKHIDTINFEEAEKLERRLRHDVMAHAHAYGEQCPRARGIIHLGATSCYVTDNTDLMLMHEGLQMLAVRLASVIDRLGKIAQHHRDLVCLGFTHLQPAQPTTVGKRACLWAYDLAMDLHEVEHRLMELKSRGVKGTTGTQASFLQLFGGDHAQVQRLEQLVAKKMGFDKVYPVTGQTYSRKVDAQILATLSGIAQSAHKTATDIRLLASRKELEEPFEVEQIGSSAMAYKRNPMRSERICGLARYVMSLETSAATTASTQWLERTLDDSANRRLVLPQAFLAVDAILILYQNIASAMVVYPHMIAKHLSEELPFMATENILMAAVAAGGDRQDLHERIRRHSQAAAQVVKEQGGDNDLIGRLTADKAFAKVDFSETLDPNRFVGRAPQQVDEFLSEIVEPIRRKYQDQLQQTAVVMV; from the coding sequence ATGTCGCACGAGTTTTACGAAAATCCGCTGATTCGCCGCTATGCCTCGCCGGAGATGAGCCGGCTGTGGGGGGACCAAAAAAAATTCCGCACGTGGCGTCAATTGTGGGTGTGGCTGGCCGAGGCGGAAGCGGAGTTGGGATTGCCGATTACCAAGGTGCAAATCGACGAGCTGTACAAGCACATCGACACCATTAACTTCGAAGAGGCGGAAAAGCTCGAGCGCCGCTTGCGCCACGACGTGATGGCTCACGCACATGCTTATGGAGAGCAGTGTCCCCGGGCGCGGGGCATTATTCACCTGGGCGCCACCAGTTGCTACGTGACCGACAATACCGACTTGATGCTGATGCATGAAGGTTTACAAATGCTGGCCGTGCGGCTGGCCAGCGTGATCGACCGACTGGGAAAAATTGCCCAACATCATCGCGATTTGGTCTGTTTAGGCTTCACCCACTTGCAACCGGCGCAGCCGACCACGGTGGGAAAGCGCGCCTGTTTGTGGGCCTACGATTTGGCGATGGATTTACACGAAGTGGAACATCGCTTGATGGAACTCAAGTCGCGGGGCGTAAAAGGGACAACGGGCACGCAGGCCAGTTTTTTACAACTGTTCGGCGGCGATCACGCCCAGGTGCAGCGGCTGGAGCAACTGGTCGCAAAAAAAATGGGCTTCGACAAAGTCTATCCGGTAACCGGACAAACGTATTCCCGCAAAGTCGATGCGCAAATTCTGGCGACATTGTCGGGCATTGCCCAGAGCGCGCATAAAACGGCCACGGACATTCGCCTACTGGCCTCGCGCAAGGAATTGGAAGAGCCATTCGAGGTGGAACAAATTGGCTCGTCGGCCATGGCCTACAAACGTAACCCCATGCGGAGCGAACGGATTTGCGGCTTGGCGCGGTATGTGATGAGTTTGGAAACCAGCGCCGCCACCACGGCCAGCACGCAATGGCTGGAGCGCACGCTGGACGACAGCGCCAATCGGCGGTTGGTATTGCCGCAAGCATTTTTGGCGGTCGATGCGATTTTGATTTTATATCAGAACATTGCCAGCGCCATGGTGGTGTATCCGCACATGATCGCCAAGCACTTATCGGAAGAGCTGCCGTTTATGGCGACGGAGAATATTTTGATGGCCGCCGTAGCCGCCGGGGGCGATCGGCAAGATTTGCACGAGCGCATTCGCCGACATAGTCAGGCCGCCGCTCAAGTGGTGAAAGAGCAGGGGGGTGACAACGATTTAATTGGCCGCTTAACCGCCGACAAAGCGTTTGCCAAAGTCGATTTTTCCGAAACGCTGGATCCCAATCGTTTTGTCGGCCGCGCGCCGCAACAAGTGGACGAGTTTTTGAGCGAAATTGTTGAGCCGATTCGCCGGAAGTATCAAGATCAACTGCAGCAGACCGCGGTGGTGATGGTGTGA